From one Acidobacteriota bacterium genomic stretch:
- a CDS encoding YraN family protein yields MNELTQLDLNSKTEKTATRILGETGEGLAAEFLVRRGMRIVCSNFTVPIGRNLRGAAVTGEIDIVALDGDVLCFVEVKTRTSADFASPVTAVDLKKQRQIIRTARIYRKIFGVEQMRYRYDAVAVVAGERPSIEHFRNYWNEAKFRRKNWDRHF; encoded by the coding sequence ATGAACGAACTGACTCAACTCGACCTCAATTCAAAAACCGAAAAGACCGCGACCCGGATTCTCGGCGAAACCGGCGAAGGCCTTGCCGCGGAATTTCTTGTTAGACGCGGGATGCGCATCGTCTGTTCCAATTTTACCGTTCCCATCGGCCGAAACCTGCGCGGCGCGGCCGTCACCGGCGAGATCGACATCGTCGCGCTCGACGGCGACGTCCTTTGCTTTGTCGAGGTCAAGACCCGAACTTCGGCCGACTTCGCATCGCCCGTGACGGCCGTCGACCTCAAGAAACAGCGGCAGATCATACGCACCGCACGGATCTACCGCAAGATCTTCGGAGTCGAACAGATGCGTTACCGCTACGATGCGGTCGCCGTCGTCGCCGGCGAGAGGCCGTCGATCGAGCATTTTAGGAACTATTGGAACGAAGCCAAGTTCCGACGAAAAAACTGGGACCGTCATTTCTGA
- a CDS encoding TIGR04222 domain-containing membrane protein, with amino-acid sequence MEILFDNPLANMYGPYFLALYGVFIVATVVGVWVAKRSLDKSDRLTLPSIPPNIDPYEIAYLRGGQNELARAAAFSLRQRGLVEIKTEGSTTSVRRTDVKPANINQIEWDALDWIGPGRRPQEFFAGGGLSSVLERHGNAFQTRLERQQLINGASQKAGFAPFKWAALLSIFGLGAYKATAALIHGRSNIGLLMVFALGGIILTLVVGQMARLTKLGKSYLERLQLAFDSLKYESQRPYNGAAEPVAAQAGLAGVDPLLLTVGVFGTGILAGTMFSDYNDAFRKAQASDSCGSSCGSCTSSDSSSGDGGSSCGGGGCGGCGGGD; translated from the coding sequence ATGGAAATTCTTTTCGACAATCCGCTCGCCAATATGTACGGGCCGTATTTTTTGGCGCTTTACGGCGTTTTCATCGTCGCGACGGTGGTCGGCGTCTGGGTCGCCAAGCGATCTTTGGACAAATCCGATCGGCTTACGCTGCCATCGATCCCGCCGAACATCGATCCGTACGAGATCGCGTATCTTCGCGGAGGCCAGAATGAACTCGCACGCGCGGCCGCCTTCAGTTTGCGTCAGCGCGGGTTGGTCGAGATCAAAACCGAGGGCTCGACAACCTCTGTCCGCCGGACCGATGTCAAACCGGCAAACATCAATCAGATCGAATGGGACGCGCTCGATTGGATCGGCCCCGGGCGCCGGCCGCAGGAGTTCTTTGCCGGCGGCGGACTCTCTTCAGTCCTTGAGCGTCACGGCAACGCGTTTCAAACGCGGCTTGAGCGCCAGCAACTGATCAACGGAGCTTCTCAGAAAGCCGGATTTGCACCGTTCAAATGGGCCGCACTGCTCTCGATCTTCGGTCTCGGAGCGTACAAGGCGACCGCGGCACTCATACACGGCCGGTCGAACATCGGTCTTTTGATGGTCTTCGCGCTTGGCGGTATAATCCTGACCCTTGTCGTCGGACAGATGGCGCGGCTGACCAAACTCGGCAAATCGTATCTCGAACGGCTTCAACTTGCGTTCGATTCGCTGAAGTACGAATCGCAGCGTCCTTACAACGGAGCCGCCGAACCGGTCGCGGCGCAGGCGGGACTCGCCGGCGTCGACCCGCTCCTTTTGACCGTCGGCGTCTTCGGCACGGGAATTCTCGCGGGCACGATGTTCAGCGATTACAACGACGCGTTCCGCAAGGCGCAGGCTTCGGATTCGTGCGGTTCAAGCTGCGGCAGTTGCACTTCATCGGACAGTTCGTCGGGCGATGGCGGAAGTTCTTGCGGCGGCGGCGGTTGCGGCGGTTGCGGCGGCGGTGACTAA
- a CDS encoding tetratricopeptide repeat protein: MKYCFTAKCRFSLVLFCMLVFASPSIAQSQAAKNAMDAGLACPELDYDCKINNFTKVIELDPTNVRAYLSRGAAYRRQNRNDLSRADLNKAIELRPDFAPAYILRGIVNSEMRNPEMGMADFAKAIELSPGLADAYINRGKLYIDLGSFELAIADFNKVLELDPADALAFNNRGFAYRRMGNTKLAIADFNKAIELFGNSPMAYLSYFNRGLARCLEGCSELALADYNKAIQLNPNFAEAYVERGSAYDRNGRFELALADYDKSIQLKPENPQAYNGRGWIYHQQRLFDQAITEYTTAIRIKPDFATAYCNRGFAYAEIGKYDLAIADDTKALELDPDINDELYRSRATSYFFKNDGENAYRDTVTYLKRNGLKGDAAPYGIMIGYLALRKIGKTAPADTFLKGWLKLLKPGAWSTQILRYFDGQMTADELLALANNNDMQTEAHAYIGEMLLSENKRADAFEHFNWVRENGNKAFLEYIISLEELKR, translated from the coding sequence ATGAAATATTGTTTTACGGCTAAATGCCGATTTTCACTCGTTTTATTCTGTATGCTCGTTTTTGCGAGTCCAAGTATTGCGCAATCGCAGGCGGCAAAAAACGCCATGGATGCAGGTCTCGCCTGCCCGGAGCTTGACTACGACTGTAAGATCAACAACTTTACGAAAGTGATTGAGCTGGACCCAACCAATGTTAGGGCCTATTTAAGTCGCGGAGCCGCCTATCGTCGACAGAACAGGAACGATTTATCGCGAGCCGATCTTAACAAAGCGATTGAGCTGAGACCCGACTTTGCGCCCGCCTACATCCTTCGCGGAATCGTTAACAGCGAAATGAGAAATCCCGAGATGGGAATGGCTGATTTTGCGAAAGCGATCGAACTGTCGCCCGGTCTTGCGGATGCGTACATCAATCGTGGAAAACTCTACATCGATCTCGGTAGTTTCGAATTGGCGATTGCCGATTTTAACAAGGTTCTGGAACTCGATCCGGCTGATGCCCTTGCCTTCAACAATCGCGGGTTCGCATATCGCAGAATGGGCAATACAAAACTCGCTATTGCGGATTTCAATAAAGCGATCGAGCTGTTCGGCAATTCTCCGATGGCCTATCTTAGCTACTTCAACCGCGGGTTGGCACGCTGCTTAGAAGGATGCTCCGAATTGGCCCTCGCCGACTATAACAAAGCGATCCAACTAAACCCCAACTTTGCCGAAGCCTACGTGGAACGCGGGAGCGCATACGATCGCAACGGGCGGTTCGAGCTAGCTTTAGCCGACTATGACAAGTCGATTCAGCTAAAACCGGAAAATCCTCAAGCTTATAACGGTCGAGGATGGATTTATCATCAGCAGCGCCTTTTCGATCAGGCCATCACCGAATATACAACGGCCATTCGCATAAAGCCCGACTTTGCCACCGCCTACTGCAATCGCGGATTCGCGTATGCCGAAATCGGCAAGTACGACCTCGCGATCGCGGACGACACAAAGGCGCTCGAACTCGATCCCGATATCAATGACGAACTCTACCGGAGTCGGGCGACGTCCTATTTTTTCAAGAACGACGGCGAAAATGCTTACCGCGATACGGTGACCTATCTCAAACGAAACGGGCTTAAGGGGGACGCCGCTCCATACGGGATCATGATCGGGTATCTCGCACTCCGCAAGATCGGCAAGACCGCGCCCGCTGACACTTTTCTAAAGGGCTGGCTCAAGCTGCTAAAACCGGGCGCCTGGAGCACCCAGATATTAAGATACTTTGACGGACAGATGACCGCCGATGAACTGCTCGCGCTTGCCAATAACAACGACATGCAAACCGAAGCTCACGCCTACATCGGTGAAATGCTTTTGTCCGAAAACAAGAGAGCGGATGCCTTCGAGCATTTTAACTGGGTGAGGGAGAACGGGAATAAAGCTTTTCTCGAATACATTATTTCACTCGAAGAGCTAAAACGTTAA
- a CDS encoding VCBS repeat-containing protein, giving the protein MNLIFLRLAFVSAIFLSLSLTVTAAGDVSSDGVWSAIDDASLRSTESERSLIPGDYRTFKLGKNALETILGNAPREFSNDASERAVILTLPMPDGSFQRFRIERSPIIEDGLAKKYPELARTYRGQGIDDVTATVRFDFLPTGFHSMILSSRGTVLVDPYFKSGDTENYISYRKSDAPKLNPFICEFEDVEKAEFLSDGFDEYFNGNDEDVTSGTQLRQYRLAVAATGEYTAVFRQAGDSDAQAKTRALEQQVLIMNRVNGVYERDLAIRMNIIANNDLLIYTDGATDPYTNSSGSTMLTENTNNLNTVIQTANYDIGHVFSTGGGGVATLNGPCGANKARGVTGLTNPVGDPFAIDYVAHEMGHQWGSNHTFNGAVSNCSGGNRSATNAYEPGSGVTIMAYAGICGNQDLARNSIDTFHVRSLEVIVAFSQTGGGNGCAATTASGNTPPTVSVVGGPSFNIPKQTPFTLTATGSDVNNDSLTYDWQEYNLGASTTAVPNTDSDGVAKPIFRSYLPTTSGARTFPSLPYILNNANVPPSTFSCNRATPCLIGELLPAITRSMAFQVIARDNRANAGGINTATATVAVDGNSGPFAVTSPNTAVSIAANSVQTITWSVANTTAAPVSATNVKITLSTDGGQTFPNVLVASTPNDGSDAILIPNIPTTTARIKVEAVGNIFFDISDTNFTITSASATGRRFVDFDGDAKTDISIFRPSVSEWWYLRSSDGGNRAFQFGTSTDTLTPGDFTGDGKTDLAFYRASAGTWYVFRSENATFYSFPFGAANDVPAPGDFDGDGKTDAAVFRPSNSTWYIQNSGGGTTIQAFGAANDKPVAADYDGDGKDDIAIYRPGSGQWWLNRSTAGIIAVTFGTSTDKTVQGDYTGDGKADLAFFRNGEWFVLRSENSTFYSFPFGISTDTPVPGDYDGDGKFDGAVYRSSNNTWYVQRSTAGTLIQAFGAAGDIAVPNAFVR; this is encoded by the coding sequence ATGAACCTTATTTTCTTGCGACTCGCCTTCGTTTCGGCGATCTTTCTTAGTCTTTCCTTGACCGTGACGGCGGCCGGCGACGTCTCGTCCGATGGCGTTTGGAGCGCGATCGACGACGCGTCGCTTCGCTCGACCGAGTCGGAGCGATCGCTGATACCGGGCGACTACCGAACTTTCAAACTCGGCAAGAACGCGCTCGAAACGATCCTAGGAAACGCGCCGCGCGAGTTTTCGAACGACGCGTCGGAGCGTGCGGTGATCCTGACGCTGCCGATGCCTGACGGTTCGTTTCAGCGTTTCAGGATCGAACGTTCACCGATCATCGAAGACGGGCTCGCAAAAAAGTACCCGGAACTCGCCCGAACCTATCGCGGCCAGGGGATCGATGACGTGACGGCGACCGTCAGGTTCGACTTTCTGCCAACCGGATTTCATTCGATGATCCTCTCGTCGCGCGGGACCGTTTTGGTCGATCCGTACTTCAAATCTGGCGACACTGAAAACTACATCAGCTACCGGAAATCGGACGCTCCGAAGCTCAATCCGTTCATCTGCGAATTCGAGGATGTCGAAAAGGCCGAGTTTCTTTCGGACGGGTTCGACGAGTATTTCAACGGCAACGACGAGGACGTCACATCGGGGACGCAGTTGCGCCAGTATCGCTTGGCGGTGGCGGCGACCGGCGAGTATACGGCCGTTTTCCGGCAGGCCGGAGATTCGGACGCCCAGGCGAAGACGCGCGCGCTGGAGCAGCAGGTTTTGATAATGAACCGCGTCAACGGCGTCTACGAGCGCGATCTCGCGATCCGTATGAACATCATCGCCAACAATGACCTTCTGATCTACACCGACGGCGCGACGGATCCGTATACGAATTCAAGCGGTTCGACGATGCTGACCGAGAATACCAACAACCTCAATACTGTCATCCAAACCGCCAATTACGACATCGGCCACGTGTTTTCAACCGGCGGCGGCGGCGTTGCGACGCTCAACGGACCCTGCGGCGCCAACAAGGCGCGCGGCGTGACGGGGCTGACGAACCCGGTCGGCGACCCCTTCGCGATCGATTACGTCGCCCACGAAATGGGCCACCAATGGGGCTCGAACCATACATTCAATGGCGCGGTCAGCAACTGTTCGGGCGGCAATCGCAGCGCCACGAACGCCTACGAACCCGGAAGCGGCGTGACGATAATGGCGTACGCCGGAATCTGCGGAAATCAGGATCTGGCGCGCAACAGCATCGACACATTCCACGTCCGCAGTCTCGAGGTGATAGTCGCCTTCAGCCAGACCGGAGGCGGAAACGGTTGCGCCGCGACGACGGCGAGCGGCAACACGCCGCCGACCGTGTCGGTCGTCGGCGGTCCGAGTTTCAACATTCCGAAACAGACGCCGTTCACGCTGACCGCAACGGGCTCGGACGTCAACAACGATTCGCTGACGTACGATTGGCAGGAGTATAATCTCGGCGCTTCGACAACTGCCGTCCCGAACACCGATTCCGACGGGGTTGCGAAACCCATCTTCCGATCATATTTGCCGACGACGAGCGGAGCGCGCACCTTTCCTTCGCTTCCGTACATCCTGAACAACGCAAACGTTCCGCCATCGACGTTTTCCTGCAACCGCGCGACCCCCTGCCTGATCGGCGAACTTCTGCCGGCGATCACGCGGTCGATGGCGTTTCAGGTGATCGCCCGCGACAACCGTGCCAACGCCGGCGGGATCAACACCGCGACGGCGACGGTCGCGGTCGACGGCAATTCCGGTCCGTTTGCCGTGACGTCGCCAAACACGGCGGTGTCGATTGCCGCCAATTCGGTCCAGACGATCACCTGGTCGGTCGCGAACACGACCGCCGCGCCGGTCAGCGCGACGAACGTCAAGATCACGCTTTCAACCGACGGCGGACAGACTTTCCCGAACGTCTTGGTCGCAAGCACTCCGAACGACGGAAGCGACGCCATCCTCATCCCGAACATTCCGACGACGACGGCACGCATCAAGGTCGAAGCAGTTGGCAACATTTTCTTTGATATTTCCGATACGAATTTCACGATCACATCGGCTTCGGCAACGGGCCGCCGGTTCGTCGATTTCGACGGCGACGCGAAGACCGATATCTCGATCTTCCGTCCGTCGGTCAGCGAATGGTGGTATCTGCGTTCGAGTGACGGCGGCAACCGTGCGTTCCAGTTCGGGACGTCGACGGATACGCTGACGCCGGGAGATTTCACCGGCGACGGCAAGACGGATCTGGCCTTCTACCGCGCATCGGCCGGAACGTGGTATGTCTTTCGGAGCGAGAACGCGACCTTCTATTCGTTCCCGTTCGGCGCTGCCAACGACGTTCCCGCGCCCGGTGACTTTGACGGCGACGGCAAAACCGATGCCGCAGTTTTCCGGCCTTCGAACTCGACCTGGTACATACAGAATTCGGGCGGCGGGACGACGATCCAGGCGTTCGGCGCCGCGAACGACAAGCCGGTGGCCGCGGATTATGACGGCGACGGCAAGGATGACATCGCCATCTATCGGCCGGGATCAGGCCAGTGGTGGTTGAACCGTTCGACGGCCGGCATCATCGCCGTGACGTTCGGAACGAGCACCGACAAGACCGTTCAGGGCGATTACACGGGCGACGGCAAGGCCGACCTCGCGTTCTTCAGGAACGGCGAGTGGTTCGTGTTGAGAAGTGAGAACTCGACCTTCTATTCCTTCCCGTTCGGCATCTCGACCGACACGCCGGTTCCGGGAGACTACGACGGCGACGGCAAGTTCGACGGCGCTGTCTATCGCTCTTCGAACAACACTTGGTACGTCCAGAGGAGCACCGCCGGAACGCTGATCCAGGCCTTCGGCGCTGCGGGCGACATTGCAGTCCCGAACGCATTTGTCCGCTGA
- a CDS encoding 1-acyl-sn-glycerol-3-phosphate acyltransferase: protein MSDEKLVSRQTTALDPYPSAKELSVLNLTERLGFRLTYAMNRGAWKSFWGFCQRHIGSLWIKICTYNLMNVFGIENVANSSIEKPLLLVANHRSFFDMYVVSSVIFRQTSRPVKLFFPVRAKFFYTSPVGWFVNLVMGWWSMYPPFFREAKEAEKREFDKFSLAELIRIASEGKSTVIGFHPEGKRNLDGDPYNFLPAQPGVGAVIRKAQPQVIPVFIAGLGNDLPKQILGNWTGGEKVRIWFGEDVDLSEFYEKSDRLRTHKEIADHLMTKIAELGELDRAKFGVQK from the coding sequence ATGTCCGACGAAAAACTGGTTTCAAGACAAACGACGGCGCTCGATCCGTATCCGTCGGCAAAGGAACTTTCGGTGCTCAACCTGACCGAGCGGCTCGGATTCCGCCTCACGTACGCGATGAACCGCGGGGCGTGGAAGAGTTTCTGGGGCTTTTGCCAAAGGCACATCGGATCGCTCTGGATCAAGATCTGCACGTACAACCTGATGAACGTGTTCGGTATCGAGAACGTCGCGAACTCCTCGATCGAAAAGCCGCTCCTGCTGGTCGCGAACCATCGGTCTTTCTTCGATATGTACGTCGTTTCGAGCGTCATATTCCGCCAGACGTCGCGTCCCGTAAAACTGTTTTTCCCGGTTCGTGCGAAGTTCTTCTATACCTCGCCGGTCGGCTGGTTCGTGAATCTCGTGATGGGCTGGTGGTCGATGTATCCGCCGTTCTTTCGCGAGGCGAAAGAGGCGGAAAAACGTGAGTTCGACAAGTTCAGCCTCGCCGAACTGATCCGCATCGCGTCCGAAGGGAAGTCGACCGTCATCGGCTTTCATCCCGAAGGCAAGCGCAACCTCGACGGCGATCCGTACAATTTCCTGCCCGCGCAGCCAGGCGTCGGCGCCGTCATCCGCAAGGCGCAGCCGCAGGTCATACCGGTTTTCATCGCCGGGCTGGGCAATGACCTGCCGAAACAGATCCTCGGAAACTGGACGGGCGGCGAAAAGGTGCGAATCTGGTTCGGAGAGGACGTCGATCTTTCGGAGTTTTATGAAAAGTCGGATCGCCTGCGGACGCACAAGGAGATCGCCGATCATCTGATGACGAAGATCGCCGAACTCGGCGAACTCGACCGCGCGAAGTTCGGAGTTCAGAAATGA
- the def gene encoding peptide deformylase — MGLLRIVHYPEPVLLRVAKPVVAEEFDDRLTELVENMFETMYDARGVGLAAPQINVSKRLFVMDVADEEGNPNPVALINPEIVAREGEQIGDEGCLSFPGIYTKVRRDVRTVVRFQDLKGDLQELDLYDLSARCVLHETDHCDGIVFLDRMTSLKRELAKRKIKKLQKTGKWD, encoded by the coding sequence ATGGGATTGCTCAGAATCGTCCATTATCCTGAACCGGTCTTGCTCCGGGTCGCCAAACCGGTCGTCGCGGAAGAGTTCGACGACCGGCTCACGGAACTCGTTGAGAATATGTTCGAGACGATGTACGACGCCCGAGGCGTCGGGCTCGCGGCGCCGCAAATCAATGTATCAAAAAGACTTTTCGTAATGGATGTTGCCGACGAAGAGGGCAATCCGAACCCGGTCGCGCTGATCAACCCCGAGATCGTCGCCCGCGAAGGCGAGCAGATCGGGGACGAAGGCTGTCTGTCGTTTCCGGGAATCTATACAAAGGTCCGCCGCGACGTCCGCACGGTCGTCCGTTTTCAGGATCTCAAAGGCGATCTGCAAGAGCTCGATCTCTACGACCTTTCGGCGCGATGCGTTCTCCACGAGACCGACCATTGCGACGGCATCGTCTTTCTCGACCGGATGACCAGCCTCAAACGCGAACTCGCGAAACGCAAGATCAAAAAGCTCCAAAAGACCGGCAAGTGGGATTGA
- a CDS encoding DUF692 domain-containing protein: MIDELPNLGVGLGFRERFRADVLLNRASIDFLEITADHYLDASKSKLDELRLLKEHFTLVPHSLDLSLGSAEGLDDVYVEKLAALIELVDPPWFSDHICFTRSGGVAIGHLAPAPYTREAVEVLKHNIGRLKSLIKRPLVLENISYLMRYPSSEMSEAEFLTRVVDETDCGILLDITNLYINSRNFDFCPRTFLGRVPLDRVVQIHFVGSRRQGKRLIDAHSDRTEDEIWALFEHVAERCRIRGAILERDGNFPEFRELLEELGTARQIIAGNIRDRQSYSV; this comes from the coding sequence ATGATCGACGAACTCCCGAATCTCGGTGTCGGGCTTGGATTTCGCGAACGTTTTCGCGCCGACGTGTTGCTCAATCGCGCGTCGATCGACTTTCTCGAGATCACGGCCGATCACTATCTCGACGCGAGCAAATCAAAGCTCGATGAATTGCGGCTTTTGAAAGAGCATTTCACGCTCGTTCCGCATTCGCTCGATCTTTCGCTCGGAAGCGCCGAAGGCCTCGATGACGTTTACGTCGAGAAACTCGCGGCGCTCATCGAATTGGTCGATCCGCCTTGGTTTTCCGATCACATTTGCTTTACACGCTCGGGCGGCGTCGCCATCGGCCATCTCGCGCCGGCGCCTTACACGCGGGAGGCCGTGGAAGTTCTCAAGCACAACATCGGCCGCCTTAAGTCTTTGATAAAAAGGCCCTTGGTGCTGGAGAATATCTCTTATCTGATGCGTTATCCGTCGTCCGAAATGTCCGAAGCCGAGTTTCTGACGCGGGTCGTCGACGAGACCGATTGCGGAATACTGCTCGATATCACGAACCTCTATATCAATTCCCGCAATTTTGACTTCTGTCCGCGAACGTTCCTCGGACGGGTTCCTTTGGACCGCGTCGTTCAGATTCATTTCGTTGGTTCGCGCCGGCAGGGAAAACGCCTGATCGATGCGCATTCGGACCGGACCGAAGACGAGATCTGGGCGCTGTTCGAGCACGTCGCCGAACGTTGCCGGATCCGCGGCGCGATCCTCGAGCGCGACGGCAACTTTCCGGAGTTCCGCGAGTTGCTTGAGGAACTAGGTACAGCGAGGCAGATCATTGCCGGAAACATTCGGGATAGACAATCGTATTCCGTATGA
- a CDS encoding heme-binding domain-containing protein produces MKKAILTVFAILFIAFIAIQFVRPDFTNPPVVASESIESGTQIPDEVARILSTSCKDCHSNDTAYPWYSRIQPAAWFLADHITEGRRELNFSKWNTFEPRRKRKKLDEICNQVKSAEMPLPSYLWIHRDAALSESQIKTLCDWAEAEKAKIVD; encoded by the coding sequence ATGAAGAAAGCAATCTTGACCGTTTTCGCAATCCTGTTCATCGCCTTCATCGCGATTCAGTTCGTTCGTCCGGATTTTACGAATCCGCCGGTCGTCGCATCGGAGTCGATCGAGTCGGGCACGCAGATTCCCGATGAGGTCGCGAGGATCCTGAGCACTTCCTGCAAGGACTGTCATTCGAACGACACGGCCTACCCTTGGTATTCCAGGATTCAGCCGGCGGCGTGGTTTCTTGCCGATCATATCACGGAGGGCCGCCGCGAGCTAAATTTCTCAAAATGGAACACGTTCGAACCGCGACGAAAACGCAAGAAACTCGACGAGATCTGCAATCAGGTCAAATCCGCCGAGATGCCTTTGCCGTCTTATCTATGGATTCATCGCGACGCGGCATTGAGCGAGTCTCAGATCAAAACGCTCTGCGACTGGGCAGAAGCCGAAAAGGCCAAGATCGTCGATTAA
- a CDS encoding CAP domain-containing protein produces MISRTATFWGQLFVCAALLTIFSVSTGASETSRFFENSFISFGNVGDLEDEIFDLVNRERKKGRLSELEFDERLGRVARRYSRQMARGGFFSHYDPEGNSVVERVTDEKVAEWGKIGENLFFCEGYDDVAAAAVKGWLKSPSHRRNILDGVYTHTGIGVAETGSGGFYVTQVFLRP; encoded by the coding sequence ATGATTTCAAGAACGGCAACGTTTTGGGGACAGCTGTTTGTTTGCGCGGCGTTACTAACGATTTTTTCAGTCAGCACAGGCGCTTCGGAAACTTCGCGCTTTTTCGAAAATTCCTTCATTTCATTCGGCAACGTCGGAGATCTCGAGGATGAGATCTTCGACCTCGTCAACCGCGAGCGCAAAAAGGGAAGACTCTCGGAGCTTGAATTCGATGAGCGGTTGGGACGCGTCGCACGGCGCTATTCGCGGCAAATGGCCCGCGGCGGATTTTTCTCTCATTACGATCCGGAAGGGAATTCGGTGGTTGAGCGGGTCACCGACGAAAAGGTCGCGGAATGGGGGAAGATCGGCGAAAATCTCTTCTTTTGCGAAGGGTACGATGACGTCGCCGCGGCGGCGGTCAAGGGCTGGCTGAAATCACCAAGCCACCGGCGGAATATTCTCGACGGAGTTTACACGCACACCGGAATCGGCGTCGCCGAAACAGGCAGCGGCGGATTTTATGTGACGCAGGTCTTTCTGCGGCCATAG